Within Deinococcus actinosclerus, the genomic segment ACGGTCCGCTCGGCCGACCTGCCCACCCACAAGGGGCAGATCAGCTTCCCCGGCGGCAGCCTGGAGCGCGGCGAGACGCCCGTGGAGGCCGCGCTGCGCGAGGCGCAGGAGGAGGTCGGGCTCGATCCGGCGCAGGTGACGGTGCTGGGGGAACTGGACGACGTGTTCACGCCCATCGGGTTTCACGTCACGCCGGTGCTGGCGCGCATTCCGGCGCAGCCCACCCTGACCCTCACGCCGGAGGTCGCGCAGCTGCTGCTCCCCGGTCTGGCCGAGCTGCGCGCCGTGCCCGTGACCCGCGAGACGCGCAGTCTGCCGGACGGGACGCGCGTGCCGCTCTACCGCTACCCCTGGCAGGGCCACGACATCTGGGGGATGACGGCGCGGGTGCTGCACGATCTGCTGCGCGACGGCCCTGCCTGACCACCACGCCACCTGACGGTGCTCCCGCCTGACCGGCGCGGCGCGCAGCAAAACCCCCACCCGCGTGGGGTGGGGGCAAGCAACCTGACTGGACTCAGCGGGTGGGGGTGATGGTGATCTGGCCGTTCTTCGTCACGTTGTACGTGCTCGTGAACGTGCGGTACCCGCTGGCGACCATCGAGATCTCGTGGACGCCGGGGGTCAGGCTCAGGTCCAGCCCACCGTTGCGGATGACGCCGGCCTCGTCGCCGTCGACGAAGATGCGCGCGCCGTTGACGCTGGTGCGGATCGAGACGGTGTAGCGCGTGACGGGGGCGGGCGTCACGGCCTGCGCGAACTCGACGTTCACGTTGGTGGTGCTGCCGCCACGGATGGAGACGGTCGTGGTGAAGTCACGGTAACCGGGGGCCTGCACGCGGATGGGGTACGTGCCGGCACGCAGGTTGCTGTAGGTGACGTTCGCGCCGCCCAGGCGCTGGCCGTTCAGGATCACGCTGGCGTTGTTCACGTTCGTGCCGATGAACAGGCTGCCGGTGCTGACGGGCGTGCGGCCCGCGACGGTGTAGAACGCGGTGTCGCTCACCCAGCTGTTCTGGGGCAGGGGGTTGACCACGATGCTCAGCGCCTGGGCGAGGCCCGCCTGGTTCTTGGCGCTGACGGTGGCGAACTGATCCTGGGTGGTCTTGAAGGAGCTGATCTGATCAAGGTTCAGCGGGGTCAGGCTGGCGAGGGCCAGGACCTTGTTCTGCCCGATGGGGCCGGCGACCGTGAAGTTGAAGTTGTCTTCGGGGGCCGGGAACACCTTGGTGGTGTTGGCCTTCACGAGGTTGCTGTCGCTCAGGCGGTTGGGCAGGATCTGGTCGACGCTGCCGTCGGGGTTCACGTTGAACAGGTACACGTACGCGTCACGGTTGACGGTGGCGCTGATGCTGATCTTGTCACCCACGCGGTAGGCGGGGTTCTGGTTGCCGGTGGTGTCCTTGTCCACACGCACGCTGACGTTCAGGTCGGGCTGCGTGGGGTTCACGATGATGCTCTGGGCACTGATTTTGGGGGCAGCGGCGGCGGTGCTCAGGAGCATG encodes:
- a CDS encoding NUDIX hydrolase, translating into MSDPLDAALSDPWAAWLGERERRTLHLPEYRRAAVLVGLTREVDARVLLTVRSADLPTHKGQISFPGGSLERGETPVEAALREAQEEVGLDPAQVTVLGELDDVFTPIGFHVTPVLARIPAQPTLTLTPEVAQLLLPGLAELRAVPVTRETRSLPDGTRVPLYRYPWQGHDIWGMTARVLHDLLRDGPA
- a CDS encoding DUF4384 domain-containing protein; translation: MKKLLLIPAAMLLSTAAAAPKISAQSIIVNPTQPDLNVSVRVDKDTTGNQNPAYRVGDKISISATVNRDAYVYLFNVNPDGSVDQILPNRLSDSNLVKANTTKVFPAPEDNFNFTVAGPIGQNKVLALASLTPLNLDQISSFKTTQDQFATVSAKNQAGLAQALSIVVNPLPQNSWVSDTAFYTVAGRTPVSTGSLFIGTNVNNASVILNGQRLGGANVTYSNLRAGTYPIRVQAPGYRDFTTTVSIRGGSTTNVNVEFAQAVTPAPVTRYTVSIRTSVNGARIFVDGDEAGVIRNGGLDLSLTPGVHEISMVASGYRTFTSTYNVTKNGQITITPTR